The following proteins are encoded in a genomic region of Sulfuricurvum sp.:
- a CDS encoding diguanylate cyclase, with the protein MKSLKSCLLDTFASNKIEYTPYYLIALLSINMLIVAIVSIGLLYNTGLERQKNRLMDLVETQSVMIDIVARQAYMGHDLHPTDMQMRSVAANFIRQINKTFPLYGAIGNTGEFTLGERNNGSIGFIMKQRYFDEKKQVNIPWNSSFAEPMRRALSGKSGVDVMLDYRGASVLAAYKPIPDLGWGLVAKIDLDEIRAPYIKAATYAFLFTSLLAVISSIIFWFFVNPLVREIDDSRQFNRLLISKSSTGLVLCTIDGEIIDANYTFLKIVGRTLEEILAFNYFDLLDEKYVDNEKKQIKRLIETGTLPTCESCYINSNSERIPIKLSGELVMMKKIHYIWLSVEDIRDFKKREAELLLSAVVFENSQEAIFITDAKKNIIKVNEAFSNVTGFTLDEAVGRTPNFLKSGRHDHSFYEKMFDEIAKTGKWHGEIWNKRKDASIYPSLQSINAVYDENNKLIRYVSILTDISMQKAYEQQLYDNAHTDTLTGLANRLYFEQKFDQILLRAHYTQQKFALFFIDLNRFKEVNDTMGHDIGDVLLQTVANALKEGVRSEDIVARLGGDEFVVILETISNSYEAIQIAQHLMEKAHKVVQIEEYTLQPSLSIGIAMYPDHGTERSELLKSADEAMYYAKHNTEEHYHIFSLNENS; encoded by the coding sequence ATGAAAAGCCTTAAATCATGTTTACTTGATACGTTCGCAAGTAACAAGATTGAATACACGCCATACTATCTCATTGCTCTGCTATCTATAAATATGTTGATTGTTGCGATCGTATCCATCGGATTACTCTACAACACTGGACTTGAGCGGCAAAAAAATCGACTTATGGATCTTGTAGAGACTCAAAGCGTTATGATCGATATAGTTGCTCGACAGGCTTATATGGGTCATGATTTACACCCAACAGATATGCAAATGCGATCGGTTGCAGCAAATTTTATCCGACAAATCAATAAAACTTTTCCTCTCTATGGTGCTATTGGAAACACTGGAGAATTCACACTGGGTGAACGTAATAATGGCTCTATCGGATTTATTATGAAACAACGCTATTTTGATGAAAAAAAACAGGTAAATATACCGTGGAATTCCTCTTTTGCCGAACCGATGCGTCGGGCCCTTAGTGGAAAAAGTGGAGTTGATGTGATGTTGGATTATCGAGGGGCTTCTGTTCTTGCTGCTTATAAGCCGATTCCTGATTTGGGGTGGGGCCTTGTTGCGAAAATAGATTTGGATGAAATTCGAGCCCCCTATATTAAAGCTGCAACTTATGCATTCCTTTTTACATCATTACTAGCAGTCATAAGTAGTATCATCTTTTGGTTTTTTGTTAATCCTCTTGTTCGTGAGATTGATGACTCCCGTCAATTCAACCGTTTACTTATCTCCAAGTCATCTACAGGATTAGTATTATGCACGATAGATGGAGAAATTATTGATGCAAACTATACATTTCTAAAAATTGTAGGTCGAACGCTTGAAGAAATTTTAGCTTTCAATTATTTTGATTTGCTTGATGAAAAATATGTCGATAATGAAAAAAAGCAGATAAAGCGTCTCATAGAGACAGGTACGCTTCCCACATGTGAAAGTTGCTATATTAACAGTAACAGTGAACGGATTCCGATTAAGCTTTCCGGTGAGCTGGTAATGATGAAAAAGATTCACTATATATGGTTGAGTGTTGAAGACATACGTGATTTTAAAAAGAGAGAAGCAGAATTACTTCTTTCTGCTGTTGTTTTTGAAAATTCACAGGAGGCTATTTTTATCACGGATGCTAAGAAAAATATTATTAAAGTTAATGAAGCGTTTAGCAATGTGACAGGTTTCACATTAGATGAAGCGGTTGGAAGAACTCCAAATTTTCTCAAATCAGGGCGACATGATCATTCGTTTTATGAAAAGATGTTTGATGAAATTGCCAAAACAGGAAAATGGCATGGAGAAATATGGAATAAACGTAAAGATGCTTCTATTTATCCATCATTGCAAAGTATTAATGCTGTTTATGATGAAAATAATAAGTTGATCCGTTATGTTTCTATCCTGACTGATATTAGTATGCAAAAAGCGTATGAACAACAGCTTTATGATAATGCTCATACCGATACCTTAACAGGATTAGCAAATCGCCTTTACTTCGAGCAAAAATTCGATCAAATACTTCTTCGTGCACACTATACGCAGCAAAAATTTGCCTTATTCTTTATTGATCTTAACCGGTTTAAAGAGGTGAATGATACGATGGGACATGATATTGGGGATGTTTTATTACAAACAGTTGCCAATGCTTTAAAAGAAGGGGTAAGATCAGAAGATATCGTTGCACGGTTAGGGGGAGATGAATTTGTGGTGATTCTTGAAACCATTTCAAATAGCTATGAAGCGATTCAAATTGCTCAACATCTGATGGAAAAAGCACACAAAGTTGTCCAAATAGAGGAATACACTCTCCAGCCTTCACTCAGTATCGGTATCGCTATGTATCCTGATCACGGTACTGAGAGATCAGAATTACTTAAAAGTGCTGATGAAGCTATGTATTACGCCAAGCACAATACAGAGGAGCATTACCATATATTTTCACTCAATGAAAATTCGTAG
- a CDS encoding exonuclease domain-containing protein, with the protein MLVFIDTETTGLETTDRICSVAIIGDELTHYEVINPGKKIPPSASAIHHITNEMVKEAPIFNHSRSFALLEELNSHTNILVSHNAPFDLSMLQKEGITWQGSVIDTLKCSKALMDDLEGYSLQFLRYECRLYRQEKGYFVNRGVTLTPHHSLSDALHTKMMFEYLLDLASIDELIEMSQKRLLLNRLPFGKYAKKRIEEIATKDPSYLKWMVESLMDMDEDLRYSCHYYLNKV; encoded by the coding sequence ATGTTAGTTTTTATCGACACTGAAACAACAGGACTAGAAACGACTGATCGTATCTGCTCAGTTGCTATTATCGGTGATGAACTAACCCATTACGAAGTGATTAATCCGGGTAAAAAAATCCCTCCGAGTGCGAGTGCAATCCATCATATCACTAACGAAATGGTAAAAGAAGCTCCAATATTTAACCATTCACGCAGTTTTGCACTTTTAGAAGAGTTAAATAGCCATACAAATATTTTAGTAAGCCATAATGCCCCATTTGATCTCTCAATGCTACAAAAAGAGGGAATTACATGGCAGGGGAGTGTTATTGATACCCTCAAATGCTCAAAAGCGTTGATGGATGATTTGGAGGGGTATAGTTTACAATTTTTGCGGTATGAATGCCGTTTGTATCGTCAGGAGAAAGGGTATTTTGTGAATCGTGGTGTCACACTTACCCCTCACCATTCTCTTAGCGATGCACTGCATACCAAAATGATGTTTGAGTATCTGCTTGATTTGGCATCGATAGATGAGTTGATTGAAATGTCTCAAAAACGTCTATTGCTCAACCGTTTGCCGTTTGGAAAATACGCGAAAAAACGGATTGAAGAGATTGCTACCAAAGACCCAAGTTATCTGAAATGGATGGTGGAGAGTTTGATGGATATGGATGAAGATTTACGTTATAGTTGTCATTATTACTTAAACAAGGTGTAA
- the murA gene encoding UDP-N-acetylglucosamine 1-carboxyvinyltransferase encodes MDYLQIQGPTKLSGTVTISGAKNAALPLITLTLLAHNQLKMSNTPEVADIKTLLKLLGNLGATYTLENHLLTIDTSTVNHTMANYDIVKTMRASILVLGPLLARFGHCEVSLPGGCAIGQRPIDLHLKAMEAMGATITIHAGYVHAVAPEGLKGAHIIFDKITVTGTANVVMAAALAHGKTVLVNCAKEPEVVQLCEILRDSGIDIKGIGTSELTIIGTGGKTIDMVDFEVIPDRIEAGTYLCAGAITGSTITLDKVRADHLDAVTAKLEQMGCKIDTTDTTMTIHPATKLKHVELVTQEYPAFPTDMQAQFLALATLAEGASIIEERLFENRFMHVSELQRLGADIKLNGHTATVFGGTPLFGADVMATDLRASSALVLAAMAAEGTTNVHRIYHLDRGYENLEQKLQALGAKIERLKE; translated from the coding sequence ATGGACTACTTACAAATTCAAGGCCCTACAAAACTTAGCGGAACGGTCACTATATCGGGGGCTAAAAATGCAGCTTTACCTCTTATCACACTCACTTTATTGGCACACAACCAACTCAAAATGTCTAATACTCCCGAAGTAGCCGACATAAAAACCCTTCTCAAACTATTGGGGAATCTCGGTGCAACCTACACCCTCGAAAATCACCTCCTTACCATTGATACCTCTACGGTTAACCATACAATGGCTAACTACGACATCGTTAAGACCATGCGTGCTTCTATTCTCGTACTAGGACCTTTACTCGCCCGTTTCGGTCACTGTGAAGTCTCTCTGCCGGGCGGATGTGCTATCGGTCAACGTCCTATTGATCTGCACCTCAAAGCGATGGAAGCGATGGGAGCAACCATCACTATCCACGCGGGATACGTTCATGCAGTAGCCCCTGAAGGGCTTAAAGGTGCACATATCATTTTCGATAAAATCACCGTTACAGGTACTGCAAACGTCGTTATGGCAGCTGCTCTCGCACACGGTAAAACCGTTTTGGTCAACTGCGCCAAAGAGCCCGAAGTAGTACAACTATGTGAAATCCTCCGCGATAGCGGTATTGACATCAAAGGGATTGGTACAAGCGAACTTACCATTATCGGAACGGGTGGAAAAACCATCGATATGGTTGATTTTGAAGTGATCCCCGATCGTATCGAAGCAGGAACGTATCTATGTGCGGGTGCGATTACCGGTTCAACTATTACACTCGATAAAGTACGTGCTGATCATCTCGATGCTGTTACGGCAAAACTGGAGCAAATGGGGTGCAAAATCGATACTACCGACACTACCATGACCATTCACCCTGCGACAAAGCTTAAACACGTAGAACTCGTCACCCAAGAATACCCCGCTTTTCCTACCGATATGCAAGCACAGTTTTTAGCTTTGGCAACATTGGCTGAGGGGGCGAGTATTATTGAAGAGCGATTATTTGAGAACCGTTTTATGCACGTCAGTGAATTGCAACGTTTAGGGGCAGATATCAAACTTAACGGGCATACGGCTACTGTATTTGGGGGCACACCGCTCTTTGGTGCGGATGTAATGGCAACTGACCTACGGGCTTCGAGTGCATTAGTTCTAGCAGCTATGGCAGCAGAGGGAACTACAAATGTCCATCGTATCTATCATCTCGATCGCGGATACGAAAATTTAGAGCAAAAACTTCAAGCGTTAGGGGCAAAAATAGAGCGCCTAAAAGAGTAG
- the purL gene encoding phosphoribosylformylglycinamidine synthase subunit PurL, with amino-acid sequence MSTPLPDIEKVLKQHKLSLGDYDHIKKILGREPNLVEIGIFSAMWSEHCSYKSSKKHLSGFPTKAPWVIQGPGENAGVIDIGGGYAAVFKMESHNHPSFIEPYQGAATGVGGIMRDVFTMGARPIANLNALRFGNVLNQDDISAHQRYLVRGVVSGIGGYGNCMGVPTIGGETSFDECYNGNILVNAFTLGLAKSDEIFYGKAEGIGNPVIYVGSKTGRDGLGGAVMSSDSFTEASKGLRPTVQVGDPFIEKLLLEACLELFKTDYVVGIQDMGAAGLTSSSFEMAGRSGSGMIMHLDKVPAREEGMMPYEFMLSESQERMLICARKGTEQAIIDIFEKWDLDCAVIGEVTATGNMELFWHGEKCAEVPVDPVSEEAPVLDRPMSRPAYLDEIANVKLSDFDAVDNQRAFEKLIASMEVVDKHWIYEQYDSMVQTNTVKKGGELDASVIRIKENGVALAMSADCNVRYCFIDPKAGAAAAVIESGRNVAMSGATPKAITDCLNYGNPENPEVMWQFGQGCLGIKEACSELNTPVIGGNVSLYNETNGKSVFPTPSIAMVGVNEDQHKVLMSAFQKEGNTLYLVGENRSEFGGSLYMKELYNVVAGTIPAIDYDKERALWNLVIEANKKGLLASAKDCSSGGLAIALAKMACVSDKGVIATVNVSDERDIFAESMSRAIIEVAPENCATFEAMVGSLSCQKIGTVGGDMFVINDVTMRLPEMQNIYYNTFKNVIEGDL; translated from the coding sequence GTGAGCACTCCTCTGCCAGATATCGAAAAAGTCCTCAAACAACATAAACTCTCTCTCGGAGATTATGACCATATCAAAAAAATCCTCGGACGTGAACCAAACCTCGTTGAAATCGGGATTTTTTCGGCTATGTGGAGCGAACATTGCAGTTACAAATCGTCTAAAAAACATTTGAGCGGTTTCCCGACCAAAGCACCTTGGGTTATCCAAGGACCGGGTGAAAATGCAGGTGTTATCGACATCGGCGGCGGATATGCGGCAGTTTTCAAAATGGAGAGCCATAACCACCCAAGTTTTATTGAACCGTATCAAGGGGCAGCGACGGGAGTCGGCGGGATCATGCGTGACGTATTTACCATGGGTGCACGTCCTATCGCCAACCTCAATGCACTCCGTTTCGGAAACGTGTTGAACCAAGATGACATCAGTGCGCATCAGCGTTATTTGGTGCGCGGTGTCGTATCGGGTATCGGCGGATACGGTAACTGTATGGGGGTTCCTACTATCGGCGGAGAGACAAGTTTCGATGAGTGTTACAACGGTAATATCCTCGTCAATGCATTTACCCTTGGACTCGCCAAAAGTGATGAGATTTTCTACGGAAAAGCGGAGGGGATCGGCAATCCGGTTATCTACGTTGGATCTAAAACAGGGCGCGACGGTCTCGGTGGTGCGGTTATGAGTTCGGATAGCTTTACTGAAGCATCTAAAGGGCTTCGTCCAACGGTACAAGTGGGTGATCCGTTTATCGAAAAACTCCTTCTCGAAGCGTGTTTGGAGCTTTTCAAAACCGATTACGTCGTCGGGATTCAGGATATGGGAGCGGCGGGACTAACGTCGAGCTCATTCGAGATGGCGGGACGCTCAGGTAGCGGTATGATTATGCACCTCGATAAAGTTCCTGCACGTGAAGAGGGGATGATGCCGTATGAGTTTATGCTCTCTGAATCACAAGAACGTATGCTCATCTGTGCTCGTAAGGGGACTGAACAGGCGATTATCGATATTTTCGAAAAATGGGATCTCGATTGCGCCGTAATCGGTGAAGTAACGGCGACGGGGAATATGGAGCTTTTCTGGCACGGTGAAAAATGTGCTGAGGTTCCGGTTGATCCCGTGAGTGAAGAGGCACCTGTATTGGATCGCCCAATGTCCAGACCAGCGTATCTCGATGAGATTGCTAATGTAAAACTCAGCGATTTTGATGCGGTTGATAATCAAAGAGCTTTTGAGAAATTGATTGCTTCTATGGAAGTAGTGGATAAACATTGGATTTATGAGCAATACGATTCAATGGTACAAACCAATACGGTCAAAAAAGGGGGTGAACTTGATGCATCCGTCATCCGTATCAAAGAAAATGGTGTAGCTTTGGCAATGAGTGCCGACTGTAATGTTCGTTATTGTTTTATCGATCCGAAAGCGGGAGCGGCAGCAGCGGTAATCGAGAGCGGTCGTAACGTGGCGATGAGTGGTGCAACGCCTAAAGCAATCACCGACTGTCTCAACTACGGCAATCCTGAGAACCCTGAAGTGATGTGGCAATTTGGTCAAGGGTGCTTGGGGATTAAAGAAGCATGTTCTGAGTTAAATACCCCTGTTATCGGCGGAAACGTATCGCTGTATAATGAAACCAATGGGAAGTCCGTATTCCCGACACCGTCCATCGCGATGGTTGGTGTTAATGAAGATCAGCATAAAGTATTGATGTCTGCATTCCAAAAAGAGGGTAATACGCTCTATCTTGTCGGTGAAAACCGTAGTGAATTTGGTGGATCACTCTACATGAAAGAGCTTTATAACGTCGTTGCGGGGACAATTCCAGCTATCGATTATGATAAAGAGCGTGCGTTATGGAATCTTGTTATTGAAGCGAATAAAAAAGGACTTCTAGCATCTGCAAAAGATTGTAGTTCGGGTGGTCTTGCGATTGCACTCGCTAAAATGGCATGTGTGAGTGATAAAGGGGTTATTGCTACTGTAAACGTAAGTGATGAACGTGATATTTTTGCTGAGAGTATGTCTCGTGCCATCATCGAAGTTGCTCCTGAAAATTGTGCAACGTTTGAAGCAATGGTTGGCTCATTGTCGTGTCAAAAAATCGGAACAGTTGGTGGAGATATGTTTGTCATCAATGACGTAACCATGAGACTCCCTGAGATGCAAAATATCTACTACAATACTTTCAAAAATGTTATTGAAGGGGACCTCTAA
- a CDS encoding EAL domain-containing protein yields MSLIGRQPVCNENYLITGYDILFRDEELSPDFSDISISASVLNRILNEFGLESVLGGYQGFLKADIEFLQSNIVTTIPSEHFVLMILESSLFHPELETVLKRLHEKGYRFGLNSCILDSKTLERIESLKSWLSYIRIDVLRSSDENYSDIFKRLKQMKQAVIASKVETHEILDRYKEYGADLYQGYYIKRPHTIENESLSMSQESIVRIWDLLQRDADISVIVKALEQDHALVLQMLQFINSSFFSFSSTITSVKQVISLIGRKAFGNWLLLLLVSHKSGGNTNHPLLLMVINRTEILSGLLMLSTPKYTREELDTAYLVGMLSLIHLLLNMDHREFLHKLHVSAEIEEAMFEAQGRWGQLLTMARHIENMDIESLQPFIKRYNINTVQMNELIAKAMEKVNAFDAMMQTTFL; encoded by the coding sequence ATGAGTTTGATCGGTCGTCAGCCTGTTTGTAATGAAAATTATCTTATTACAGGTTATGACATTCTTTTTCGAGATGAAGAGTTAAGTCCCGATTTTTCCGATATCTCTATTTCCGCTTCTGTTTTAAACCGTATCCTCAACGAATTTGGGTTAGAGAGTGTCCTCGGAGGATATCAAGGATTTCTCAAAGCCGATATTGAATTTTTACAAAGTAATATTGTTACTACTATTCCCAGTGAACATTTTGTTTTGATGATTTTGGAATCTTCACTTTTTCATCCTGAACTCGAAACGGTATTAAAGCGTTTGCATGAGAAAGGGTATCGTTTTGGATTAAACAGTTGTATTCTCGATTCTAAAACACTCGAACGTATTGAATCTTTGAAAAGTTGGTTAAGTTATATTCGGATAGATGTATTACGCAGTTCTGATGAAAACTACAGCGATATTTTTAAACGTTTAAAACAAATGAAGCAAGCGGTTATTGCCTCAAAAGTGGAAACTCATGAGATTCTTGATCGATACAAGGAGTATGGAGCCGATTTATATCAAGGGTACTATATCAAACGTCCCCATACGATTGAAAACGAATCGCTTTCCATGTCTCAAGAGTCGATTGTCCGTATTTGGGATTTATTACAACGTGATGCCGATATATCGGTGATTGTAAAGGCGCTAGAACAAGATCATGCCTTAGTGCTTCAAATGCTCCAATTTATCAACTCCTCCTTTTTCTCTTTTTCCTCTACGATTACTTCGGTGAAACAAGTTATCTCTTTGATAGGGAGAAAAGCATTTGGGAATTGGTTGCTTTTATTATTGGTTTCTCATAAATCGGGTGGAAACACGAATCATCCTTTGCTACTTATGGTTATTAATCGGACTGAAATACTTAGTGGTTTATTAATGTTGAGTACCCCTAAATACACGCGAGAAGAACTCGATACCGCTTATTTGGTAGGGATGCTCTCGTTAATTCATCTATTGCTTAATATGGATCATAGAGAATTTTTGCATAAACTTCATGTCTCCGCTGAGATTGAAGAAGCGATGTTTGAAGCGCAAGGGCGATGGGGTCAATTGCTAACAATGGCTCGTCATATCGAAAATATGGATATCGAATCGTTACAACCGTTTATTAAACGCTATAACATCAACACGGTTCAAATGAACGAGTTGATTGCTAAAGCGATGGAAAAAGTAAATGCGTTTGATGCGATGATGCAAACGACATTTTTATAA
- the greA gene encoding transcription elongation factor GreA — MSQNEPMTPRGYDELLREFKYLKDVEKPRVNVEKQRAAELGDRSENAEYHAAKEKLRHIDKRLFYLNSMIEKAQIIDPSILDHSRVHFGATATVIDSANDEEFTYTICGTLESEPEIGLISVHSPLARAMLGKSEGDEFSVILPSGKKYFEVGIISFIDIFLLKKHIRQESDFRFH; from the coding sequence ATGAGTCAAAACGAACCGATGACACCAAGAGGATATGATGAACTCTTGCGAGAGTTTAAATACCTAAAAGATGTCGAGAAACCCCGTGTCAATGTCGAAAAACAGCGTGCGGCAGAGCTGGGGGATCGAAGCGAAAACGCCGAATATCATGCGGCAAAAGAGAAGCTCCGCCATATCGATAAACGTCTTTTTTACCTCAATTCGATGATCGAAAAAGCGCAAATTATCGATCCCTCAATTCTCGATCATTCACGTGTCCATTTCGGTGCGACGGCAACGGTTATAGATAGTGCTAATGATGAAGAGTTCACCTATACGATTTGCGGGACACTGGAGAGTGAACCCGAAATCGGTCTTATCTCTGTCCATTCACCGCTCGCACGTGCAATGCTTGGGAAAAGTGAGGGGGATGAGTTTAGTGTTATCCTTCCAAGTGGTAAAAAATATTTTGAAGTGGGTATAATTAGTTTTATTGATATTTTTTTACTAAAAAAACATATTCGTCAAGAATCTGATTTTAGATTTCACTAA
- a CDS encoding TetR/AcrR family transcriptional regulator produces MRTTVGRPKSFDEDEVLALAMNYFWEHGYENSSLDELLVTMGIKKSSFYHAFKNKEDLFSRCLDLYGKTLLNHFEILKNEIGPKAALLALSEGMINELKESGKIRGCLLMNSGKECYNRHSALSHQIGVGLHFFLEACERFVKEAQEKGEISKEKEAKIIAGRYINAFNGMIVTIQAGASQELIDDLRENLRELLE; encoded by the coding sequence ATGAGAACAACAGTAGGCAGACCAAAATCATTTGACGAAGATGAAGTATTAGCACTAGCCATGAACTATTTTTGGGAACATGGGTATGAAAACTCCAGTCTCGATGAGCTTCTTGTAACGATGGGAATCAAAAAAAGTAGTTTTTACCACGCCTTTAAAAACAAAGAGGATCTATTTTCTCGTTGCTTGGATCTTTATGGCAAAACTCTGTTAAACCATTTTGAAATACTAAAAAATGAAATTGGACCTAAAGCTGCGCTTTTAGCACTGAGCGAGGGGATGATTAACGAACTCAAAGAGAGCGGAAAGATAAGAGGGTGTTTGCTTATGAACTCCGGTAAAGAGTGCTACAACCGTCATAGTGCCTTGAGTCATCAGATAGGGGTTGGTCTTCATTTTTTCCTTGAAGCATGTGAGCGATTTGTCAAAGAAGCGCAAGAAAAAGGCGAAATATCTAAAGAAAAAGAGGCAAAGATTATTGCGGGGAGATATATAAACGCATTTAATGGAATGATCGTCACAATCCAAGCAGGAGCTTCGCAAGAGCTTATAGATGATTTGAGAGAAAATTTAAGAGAGTTATTAGAGTAG